A stretch of the Dechloromonas sp. TW-R-39-2 genome encodes the following:
- a CDS encoding polymer-forming cytoskeletal protein, which produces MFGKKADSKPQGRIDSLIGAGTLIEGNIRFSGGLRIDGEVRGAVLAGEGASSSTLVLSESGRIEGAVSVAHLVINGTVVGPVSAFESLEMQSRSRIIGDVEYLMVEMHQGAVIEGRLVHLAVQMEELKSAPVA; this is translated from the coding sequence GTGTTTGGTAAAAAAGCTGACAGCAAGCCGCAAGGAAGGATTGATAGCCTGATTGGTGCGGGAACTCTGATCGAGGGCAATATCCGATTTTCGGGAGGCTTGAGAATTGATGGGGAAGTGAGAGGGGCTGTTCTTGCCGGGGAGGGGGCTTCGTCGTCTACGCTGGTTTTAAGTGAGAGCGGGCGTATTGAGGGGGCGGTGTCGGTTGCTCACTTGGTAATCAATGGCACGGTGGTTGGCCCGGTGAGTGCATTTGAGTCGCTTGAGATGCAATCCCGTTCACGTATTATTGGTGATGTTGAGTACTTGATGGTTGAGATGCACCAAGGCGCGGTCATCGAAGGGCGCTTGGTTCATCTTGCGGTGCAGATGGAGGAACTAAAGTCTGCGCCAGTCGCCTAA